In Oryza brachyantha chromosome 2, ObraRS2, whole genome shotgun sequence, a single window of DNA contains:
- the LOC102704034 gene encoding receptor kinase-like protein Xa21 — protein sequence MAALLECVSPLLLAVVFIARPVVPAFQPPGVAAKTAATNAGDVAGCGSDRLALMAFKTLVTGDPSRALASWGDDGPGSAPTCQWRGVACGVAGRRRGRVVALDLAGAGLRGEVSPELGNLTYLRRLHLPENSLHGELPWQLGRLRELRHLNLSRNSIGGRIPLPLSGCRRLKNVLLHGNRLQGHLPGGLCSLRRLEVLDLGHNTLTGSIPSGIGNLVSLKLLVLEFNNLTGEIPSQIGRLASLTGLSLSSNQLSGSIPASLGNLSALTAISASSNNMTGSIPPLERLPSLSYLGLGSNKLGGPIPSWLGNLSSLTALDLQSNGFVGCIPESLGDLQFLEAISLADNKLRCPIPDSFGKLHALTELYLDHNELEGSLPLSMFNLSSLEMLNIQDNNLTGAFPPDMGDKLPNLQQFLVSENRFHGLIPPSLCNLSMIQMIQTVDNFLSGTIPQCLGVNQNMLSVVNFVGNQLEALNDAHWGFLTSLTNCSNMILIDVSINKLQGVLPKAIGNMSTQMEYFGIANNKITGTIPESIGNLINLDELDMENNLLKGTIPASIGKLKKLNRLSLSNNIFSGSIPVTLANLKKLTILLLSTNALSGTIPSTLSNCPLEMLDLSYNNFSGLIPKELFLISTISSFMYLAHNKLTGNLPSDIGNLKNLGELDLSDNMILGKIPTSIGECQSLQYLNLSGNFLEGTIPPSLEQLRGLLVLDLSKNNLSGAIPGFLGSMTGLSTLNLSSNDFEGEVPKDGIFLNATATSVMGNKDLCGGVPQLKLPICSNQTKHGLSSKVIMVIMAGSILLFVLLFACFALHQRAKLRKANSKIALSDEQHLRVSYVQLAKATNSFSSENLIGVGSFGAVYKGRIGISDQQMLVAVKVLNLQQAGAYRSFDAECETLRHIRHRNLVKIITVCSGIDFQGRDFKALVFELLPNGNLDQWLHKHLEEEGEPKVLNLIERLQIAIDVASSLEYLHQQKPSPIVHCDLKPSNILLDNDMVAHVGDFGLARFLHQEHSSSLENSTGWNAIRGTIGYVAPGVHNSTSTILSDAFLSSFYSAYRSLLSTLRFFISEYGLGNEVSIHGDVYSYGILLLEMLTGKRPTNSEFGEVLTLHEYVERALPDQTTSIIDQGLLNATWNSEGTAQKYHNIEEIRIECIVSILNVGILCSKEMPTDRMQIGDALRELHAIRDRFHKHQL from the coding sequence ATGGCGGCGCTGCTCGAGTGCGTGTCGCCCTTGTtgctcgccgtcgtcttcaTAGCGCGTCCGGTGGTGCCGGCGTTCCAGCCGCCTGGCGTTGCCGCGAAGACGGCTGCCACTAATgccggcgacgtcgccggctgCGGCTCCGACCGCCTCGCGCTCATGGCGTTCAAGACGCTCGTGACGGGCGACCCGTCACGGGCCCTGGCGTCATGGGGCGACGACGGACCAGGCTCAGCCCCGACATGCCAgtggcgcggcgtggcgtgcGGCGTggcggggcgccgccgcggccgcgtcgtcgcGCTGGACCTCGCCGGGGCCGGCCTCCGTGGCGAGGTGAGCCCGGAGCTGGGCAACCTCACCTACCTGAGGCGGCTCCACCTCCCCGAGAACAGCCTCCACGGCGAGCTCCCATGGCAGCTCGGCCGCCTCCGCGAGCTCAGGCACCTGAACCTCAGCCGCAACTCCATCGGCGGCCGGATCCCACTGCCGCTCTCCGGCTGCCGGCGGCTCAAGAACGTCCTGCTCCACGGCAACAGGCTGCAGGGCCACCTCCCCGGCGGGCTCTGCTCGCTGCGTCGTCTCGAGGTACTCGATCTTGGCCACAACACACTGACAGGCAGCATCCCTTCCGGCATTGGAAACCTTGTCAGTCTGAAGCTGCTTGTTCTTGAGTTCAACAACCTGACAGGAGAGATCCCTTCTCAGATAGGCAGGCTCGCCAGCCTCACCGGATTAAGCCTCAGCTCCAATCAGCTGTCAGGCTCCATCCCTGCATCACTGGGGAATCTCTCGGCATTGACCGCCATTAGCGCCTCCTCGAACAACATGACAGGGAGCATTCCGCCATTGGAGAGGCTGCCATCACTCAGTTACCTTGGTCTGGGAAGCAACAAGCTTGGAGGACCCATTCCTTCCTGGTTAGGGAACCTCTCATCACTGACAGCTTTGGATCTTCAGAGCAATGGCTTTGTGGGATGCATCCCGGAGTCTTTAGGAGATCTTCAGTTTCTTGAGGCCATTTCACTGGCAGATAATAAACTTCGGTGTCCGATTCCTGATTCCTTTGGAAAACTCCATGCCCTCACTGAACTCTATCTAGATCACAATGAACTGGAAGGTTCTTTGCCACTTTCAATGTTTAATCTCTCCTCCCTTGAGATGCTAAACATACAAGATAACAACCTCACTGGGGCTTTTCCACCTGACATGGGCGACAAGCTTCCAAACCTACAGCAGTTTCTTGTATCTGAGAAtcgatttcatggtttaatcccTCCATCATTGTGCAATCTATCCATGATACAGATGATTCAAACAGTAGATAACTTTTTGTCTGGAACGATTCCACAGTGCTTGGGAGTAAACCAGAACATGCTGTCAGTAGTGAACTTTGTGGGGAATCAGCTTGAAGCACTCAATGATGCTCATTGGGGCTTCCTGACCAGCCTAACCAATTGTAGCAATATGATATTAATAGATGTTAGTATCAACAAACTCCAAGGTGTGCTACCAAAAGCAATTGGTAATATGTCGACACAGATGGAGTATTTTGGCATagcaaacaacaaaataacagGAACAATACCTGAATCGATAGGGAACCTCATCAACTTGGATGAACTTGACATGGAAAATAATCTTCTCAAGGGGACCATTCCTGCATCAATCGGCAAACTCAAGAAATTGAATAGATTATCTTTgtcaaataacattttttcaGGATCCATCCCAGTAACTCTTGCCAACCTTAAGAAACTTACAATACTTTTGCTTAGTACCAATGCACTCAGTGGAACCATACCTTCTACTCTCAGTAATTGTCCTTTAGAAATGTTGGACCTTTCATACAACAACTTTTCTGGCTTGATACCTAAGGAGCTTTTTCTTATCTCAACAATATCAAGTTTCATGTATCTTGCACATAATAAACTAACTGGGAATTTGCCTTCAGATATTGGAAATCTCAAGAATCTTGGTGAACTTGACCTCTctgataatatgattttaggAAAGATCCCTACCTCCATTGGAGAATGCCAAAGTTTACAGTACCTCAATTTATCTGGGAACTTCCTTGAGGGCACAATTCCTCCATCACTAGAACAGTTAAGGGGTCTCCTAGTACTTGATCTTTCTAAGAATAATTTGTCTGGAGCAATCCCTGGGTTCCTCGGTAGCATGACAGGTCTTTCTACCCTGAATCTTTCAAGCAATGATTTTGAAGGTGAAGTTCCAAAAGATGGAATATTTCTTAATGCAACTGCAACCTCTGTCATGGGAAACAAGGACTTGTGTGGTGGGGTGCCTCAACTCAAATTGCCAATATgctcaaaccaaaccaaacacgGCCTATCTTCAAAGGTCATCATGGTTATCATGGCAGGCAGTATACTTTTGTTTGTCCTACTATTTGCATGCTTTGCGCTACATCAAAGGGCTAAGCTTAGAAAAGCAAACTCAAAGATAGCACTCTCTGATGAGCAACACTTGAGAGTTTCTTATGTTCAGTTGGCCAAAGCAACAAATAGTTTTTCATCTGAGAATCTAATTGGAGTGGGCAGCTTTGGTGCAGTGTACAAAGGAAGAATTGGGATCTCTGACCAACAAATGCTCGTTGCAGTGAAGGTGCTCAACCTGCAACAAGCTGGTGCATATCGAAGTTTTGATGCAGAATGTGAAACTTTGAGACATATTCGCCATCGAAACCTTGTAAAGATTATAACAGTGTGCTCAGGTATTGATTTCCAAGGTCGTGACTTTAAGGCTCTTGTATTTGAGTTATTGCCAAATGGAAATTTAGACCAGTGGCTACACAAGCATCTTGAGGAAGAAGGCGAACCCAAGGTGCTAAATCTCATTGAAAGACTCCAAATTGCCATAGATGTGGCTTCTTCATTAGAATACTTACATCAGCAGAAGCCATCTCCGATTGTTCACTGTGATCTCAAGCCAAGCAATATTCTTCTTGACAATGATATGGTTGCTCATGTTGGTGATTTTGGGCTTGCAAGGTTCCTTCATCAAGAACACAGCAGTAGTTTAGAGAATTCAACTGGATGGAATGCAATAAGAGGAACAATTGGCTATGTTGCCCCAGGTGTGCATAATTCTACTAGTACAATCTTAAGTGATGCATTtctttcttcattttattCTGCCTATAGAAGCTTATTAAGTACTTtacgtttttttatttcagagTATGGATTGGGCAATGAAGTTTCAATTCATGGAGATGTCTACAGTTATGGTATACTTTTGCTGGAGATGCTCACTGGAAAAAGGCCAACAAACAGTGAGTTTGGCGAAGTTCTTACTCTTCATGAGTATGTAGAAAGAGCCCTACCAGACCAAACGACTAGTATCATTGACCAAGGCCTACTAAATGCAACATGGAATAGCGAAGGAACAGCTCAAAAGTATCACAACATCGAAGAGATAAGAATTGAGTGCATTGTTTCAATTCTGAATGTCGGAatattatgctcaaaagagaTGCCAACTGATCGCATGCAAATTGGAGATGCATTGAGAGAGCTACATGcaattagagatagatttCACAAACATCAACTATAA